The window AACCGTCTGCCCTTGTTTTGAACCTTGCCTGTATGACCATCCTAAAcaatctgcatttggatccaacctTTGTTGTCACCACCCAACTCATTACAATTGTTAAGCATCCTATacaaaataatactttaaaagaaagatctgtgaggggtgtactcatttatgctgagcaatgtatatacAAGTCGAAATGATTAACcctaatttaaaattatatattttttcttttttaaatattttccaaataatgtttatcGCAGCACAAtgttttaggtcaatattattatccacctcaagcattttttttcaattgtctacagaaaaaaaaacattgttataaaatgacttgcctaattatcctaacttgtctagttaactTTAAGTCATTAAATTCCACTTTAatttgaatactagtatcttgaaaaatatctagtaaaatattataaactgtcatcatggcaaagataaaagagatcattattagaaatgagttatgaaaaatattatgtttagagatgTAACGTAATTGAGAAATCTGAAATTGGGCAAAATAGACATGTggactaataattctaacttcaactctATATCACTCACTTATTTTTATTCGACTTCATTCCTGCtttatcatgggtcaccacaacagaattaACCACCAATTACATGTCAATTGTTTTAATTGTCTCATCTAGCTGGAACTGAAACCAtgcagcaaccctcttgctgtgaggcaaacatatttaattaattcatttattttacaaattaagaGGAACTTTGCAGCATCATATTGTTTCGGttactatttaaatatatatagggTTGTTGATCATGTGCatgttgtttaaattaaacaatgcgTATGCTGTGTATATTATTTAAAAGCTACAGTATCTTTGGGGTTTCTTTAATGTCATGTTAGGCTGTGTGCAGAAGCAGGAATAGAAAGAGTCTAATTGTAAATAATGCTCACCTCAGCTAAATACTTAATGCAGTGGCTAATGTACACTAATAAGATCACTAATTATTAGCCATTCATAGGAGAGGAAAGATGTTCTGATGAGTCAGATAAGGATTATTTAGAGACTGTAACCGAATGAGACTTTTGGCTGGAATACTGGTGATTTCTCTAGAGGGAAAGACAAGGACCTGAATTATAATGTGGATAATGATCACCAATGATTACTGAATCATTTATTACGAAAGTAAAcatagtttatatattatattctgAACTGTTGCACTAAATCATGAATgaattatgaatgaattattcataattgatgaattatttaaaattacaaagagtgaaataatgaaacatttatattttagtgtatttacttgtttacaaAATTTCTGCAGTTATTCAGACTATTCATAATGATCCCCAAATTATATAGTGCAAAGGtagaaatataacaatataatataatatgaaataatataatataatataatataatataatataatataatataatataatataatataatataatatatagggcaacgcagtggcgcaataggtagtgctgtcgcctcacagcaagaaggttgctggttcgagcctcggctgggtcagttggcgttttctatgtggagtttgcatgttctccctgcgttcacatgggtttcctccgggtgctccggtttcccccacaagtccaaagacatgcggtacaggtgaattgggtaagctagttgtccttagtgtatgagtgagaatgagtgtgtacggatgtttcccagagatgggttgcagctgcgtaaaacatatgctggataagttggcggtttattcatttattataatataatgaagtgtttatgcatatttataaatatttattcaataaattattcaattatttatacaAATGTTTTACTGTAAATCCATAATGCTCCACaatgataatataaaataatataatcgttttaatttatattttataataattattattatttctttatttagtcAAGAGATTACGTTAAGACCGTACTGTCTCTTCTTTCAGTGACAACTGGTCGAGACGGCTGGCTGCACACAAAGTTTCAcataaaatcacaaaaacaatacCACAAAATTGCAAAAACACCATTCGTTAAAAGGTCAGgtcataaaaaataattacaagtaTTCTTTGAGATGTTGTACagaagatgtttaaaagtactcagAGTCAGAAGTGTGTCAATATTAAActgattttgcaggtcattccAAACACTACCACAAAAGAAATAATAGCATGTTTGCCAAGATCTGAATATACCCTTGGGACTGTTAAACGAATACAGGAACCAGATCTAGTGCGTTGGTTATTTATGTGAAGCTTTACTCTATTAACTGAaagatatacactacctgacaaaattcttgtcatcaatcacagttgtaagagcaaaaaataacttgacttttctGATGAATCAACTATAACACTGCATCCCACTCATTAGATATACTGGAGAAGATCTATTGGAagctgcatggacccaagattctcacagagatcagttaagtttggtaaaggaaaaattatggtttagggttacattcagtttagGGGCAtgcaaaagatctgcagagtggatggcaacatcaacagcctgaggtaaagacatttgtgctgcccagtacATTAGCAACCACTGAAGAGGGCAAGTTCTTCAGCAGCATAGCGCTCCTTCTCAGacttcagtctccacatcaaagtttctaaaagcaaagaaggtcaaggtgctccacgattggccagtccagtcaccacatatgaacattattgagcatgtctaaggtaagatggaggcattgaagatgaatccaaagaatcttgatgaactctgtgagTTCTGCAAGAATACTttatttgccattccagatgacttaattaataagttatttgagtcattgcagagatgtatggatgcagtcatccaagctcatggaagtcatacacaatataattttccactgcagcatgactttatattctttactgtacattacttctgttaagtgacaagatttttatgtaagcaaagtcagaccttactgtccaaatttaataattaaaaatcaaggcatgatcatattttattttggtacaaCAAGCGTAATCTAGATGCCTctgcttttcatataagccacttctgatgccaaatgatcaaccagaagtcaagttattatctgttctTAAAATTTAGATAGGCaacaacttttgtcaggtagtgtaaaaatATTGAAATTGAACAAATATTTGTTAGTGCTGTAAGATTTCTCTTAAAATTAGCAGGAAATAATACTATCGGGAGAAttcatgttttttatattaattcaaATCTTGACATTTGTTGAAAGACTCACGTTGGAGATAATTTTATTGATTTGGTTTTCCAGAAACACACACTTCCATTCATACATGATaatacatttgaattattttttagcAAAACTAAGTACATGAGGTAGAAGGTAATTCACTGCATTTCTGTaaaagaagaaggaaaaaaaatattgtctgaATATTAAAGTTTGaatttcttttagagaaagtatACTGTAATAAATCTTGACCTGAATGGCCGATACAGTAAGTGTAATATGTTCCAATAAACAGCCAGTGAATTATGACCACAATTATGGATTTTTCTAGGGGAAAAAGGCACATTTGCAAAACAAGCTGTGTGAATCCTATTTCTGTATAATATGACATTATCTGAGATCGATTGGTTATGAACTAATCTCTTTTGCTTACTATGCAGAGATTCAGCTAGACAGGAGCAGTTACATTCATAGTGATGAATGGTGGCCATTTGACCCACTTTTACATATCTCCAGATACACCACTGAAATGCTAAACACTCAGGCAGTGTCTTAAAATCCAATGACCTGCCTTGCTGGAAAGGGAGGGAAAAAACACTGTCTAGGTAGGCAGCTTATGAGATTTAGCTGAATACCCAACCTTACCTTTTCTAAAACACAGCTGTATTTATGCAGTTAGTATTTATTGGTAATGACAAAGAATGCCCACATATGCAGTCAAGGCTTGTTTATCCAAATTTTTGTTATATGGCATCAAGAAAAAAAAGCTCAAATTGTTATCTCATATTTTGTGTCTGCTCCTTCAGCCGCCAGGCAGCATCCATGTATTTAGTGATTTCCGAGTTCTGCCGTGGAAAGTTTAATCTTCTGTCACTGCGATCTGTGACGAGCTGAAGTGTTACATGAAAGAGATGATTAGTCATTTAATTATGGAAGATGTTTTTCATTTTATGCTGTGCTGGCGTTGCTTAAGTACTTACAGAGTAATCCTTAATAGTAGAgtttttaaatagtgttaattaaaaaaaaatattaacctcatttattttatatatttattatatttttatatatttatatattttatacaggtatgattaaataaatagatacaatTAATACAAAGCAAAAATGGTGTTACTCCTCAGTGTTTTTGACGGAactatctaaacattcttaattcaagatacatttaattaaaaagctAAATGGCTTGGGCTGTTTTTCTTAACTTTACTCAATGTTGACTTTTTTTGGTAGAACATTATGGTAGAACATTAAACCAGCCTTTTAGCTTAAACTGTGTTGTTAATGGTTAGCATTCCTTTAAGCGTCAAGAATTATACAGGCAAACACTAATACCTATGACTTTtgataatacattattattttccttccaattttttttttttattattttaaagggacagttcacacaagaatgaaagtttaaaataatCAGAACCCTGTAACCACtgaattccatagtatttgcttttcctactatggaagtaaatgatacaggttttcagttttcttcaaaatatcttttgttcaacagaagagagaacCCCATAAAGGGTTTAAAACActtgtgagtacattttcattttggggtgaactgtccctttaaaacaagaaaataaatattaatacacttttttttaacccattGGGCCACatagattttcttttgtgtttaaactcagttgatttttatatttttttcatcagtTTGTCAATCAATTATttacacatactgtataataCATGTAGTACTATGCACTATAATACATTTAGTATAATACAAaagtattaagtattttttttaggaTTAATGAATATATTAGGATTTCATTAattttgacagacagacagacagtgtcaaaatgttcaaattaaagctaaaataaaatagaaacatgTAGAGAACATGTAGTGACACCTCTGTTGTATACAGTCAAACATTCAAACATTCAAACATGAATTAATATGTACCTACCAGAGGACTAGATAACCATCCTATCTCCTGTGATTCAGTCTGAGGGTGAGTGTACTTCTTTGTTGGCTCCAGGTGGGCATTATGTACAGCCTGAAGGAAAGCAGCTGTACAAAAGGTTGTATAATTAACTTGACAACCACAAATTTTATTCAGTAGTGTAAATAATTTCTGTTAATAATTAGTTACTGTGTTGTTAGTAAATAGTTGTTAGTTGATAAGTCATACATTTCATACACATCATACATTTTTGCTTTCAACTttgttacttttttaattaaGTATGTGAACTATTTTCTTGAATATATTTGTGGTGAGGAATGCATTTAGATTTTGCATGGTGCTTAACTTTTCTGCAGCAGTATTTATTTGCAACAGATGAAGCATTGTTGTCATCTACATGGCATTAAAGgtagcagggctcaacaataaggactgcccggtggcccagggccagtgtgagagacacttgggacagtagaccgtatcattactggcccgatttggacagtgctgccttgtcagtcactaacatttaatttgtctgtgactatATGTGCATTTTAAGTGTgtgcttttaaatctttaaatgctaccttttCTGTAATGTCGTAAACAACATATTGCGATTCGTCTTGTATGATTGATTTaaccatgctatttttttttttgtaacctggtaacaaccagtacagcgtagaaacagcaacatggcagcaacatcaaattataaggctaaacgaaaatgtctgtctctaacgtcttggaagtagACATTTACGTGGCAACCacacgacaaaataaaaatgaagtgatgttatgcatagtttgctgtcagtttgacaagtcagccactttttgttaaataatttcaaacagcaataaagtACCTCCACATTCTCCATACTACGCTTTTTGCTTGCATAACACTTATAttaacaattgttttttaagtattgaaattctagatttacagactttatttttgacatattatttaaaatatgtggctaaaaatagctattaacttcccttttttttttggtggggccagtgaaaattttggcagggcaagtaaaaatctgaaccacttgcCCAATCTGagcagtagaaaaaatccttagcgttgaaccctgggtAGTGTACTATATTCAATTCAGTTGATGTTTATAGCACtttgatgtagattgtgtcaaagcagcttaacatagaagttgtagtaacTATGCTTTGTATTTTTTGCTTTAACTCCTCCATACTTGTCAACAAGGCTAATATGTAAGTGTGATCACAGTTGGTTGTTTTCAAATATGATATGACAACATCCAgttatgatttaatttttttatcactGATTATATTGtattcaatattatattatattgaagaaatatatgtttttatgcactttTTGTGCATGTGAGTTTAAAGgcatagtacacccaaaaatacaaattctgtcatttactctccATCAAATGATTCCAAACTggtatgaatgtaaacatttgaAATCATTTGATGGAGAGTATCATTTCATCAAAATGGAAGCAATTTCAAAGAATTCTGCAAACTGTTGAACACTGACTTCTATAGTTTATAGGGGTTTTTCCCACTAGGCCTGCTATTTTATAacgtttttcaaaatatattttgtttaaaagaaaaaaaaact is drawn from Danio rerio strain Tuebingen ecotype United States chromosome 6, GRCz12tu, whole genome shotgun sequence and contains these coding sequences:
- the cfap144 gene encoding cilia- and flagella-associated protein 144, whose protein sequence is MAKLKEKEPLDIVHQNAIHVETIMKELRHQKLYTEFNINPFKKLHVLTDKPMSSIAHKKEEGDPAFLQAVHNAHLEPTKKYTHPQTESQEIGWLSSPLLVTDRSDRRLNFPRQNSEITKYMDAAWRLKEQTQNMR